The Mytilus trossulus isolate FHL-02 chromosome 13, PNRI_Mtr1.1.1.hap1, whole genome shotgun sequence genome has a segment encoding these proteins:
- the LOC134695424 gene encoding uncharacterized protein LOC134695424 has protein sequence MDTVAKRNWSPRNIRKDGSLRRSRSYSSEDEESIGLRADLASPFNEPNVAFVFEERKLYVEREQLIAVSPVFEAMFSSKFKEGSKKEISLPGKNLNHFVRFLRYLCPGFDDELTEDTVHLMLPLANEYQTDDLKNRIERFLVSSVLCELEFISSEQIILNILEAELYKLSNYLDACIQVASRKMFDNLTKSLKFEEISQNTQLKISFKRWEDIDKTYKNEVEEKFKSTARMQSPGPTVLGSFNQHENYLPNFGLKIKPHMQEN, from the exons ATGGATACAGTTGCCAAGAGAAACTGGAGTCCAAGAAATATTAGAAAAGACGGATCATTGAGACGCTCTCGAAGTTATTCGAGTGAAGATGAAGAATCGATTGGCTTACGGGCAGACTTGGCTTCTCCTTTCAATGAACCAAATGTTGCATTCGTATTTGAAGAAAGAAAGCTGTATGTTGAAAGAGAACAACTTATAGCTGTGTCACCTGTGTTTGAAGCAATGTTCAGTTCTAAGTTTAAGGAAggatcaaaaaaagaaatatcctTACCTGGGAAAAACCTTAATCATTTTGTTCGTTTTCTACGATACCTTTGTCCGGGATTCGATGATGAATTAACAG AAGACACTGTTCATCTGATGTTGCCTTTAGCTAATGAATATCAAACTGATGATTTAAAGAACAGAATCGAAAGGTTCCTTGTCAGCAGTGTTTTGTGTGAGCTAGAATTCATTTCTTCGgaacaaattattttgaatatacttGAAGCGGAACTTTACAAACTATCTAACTATCTGGATGCATGCATTCAGGTTGCGTCTCggaaaatgtttgataacttgACAAAAAGTCTCAAATTCGAGGAAATTTCTCAGAACACGCAACTTAAAATCAGCTTTAAGCGCTGGGAAGATATAGATAAGACTTATAAAAATGAGGTTGAAGAAAAATTCAAGTCCACAGCACGCATGCAATCACCGGGGCCCACAGTGTTAGGATCCTTTAATCAACATGAAAACTATTTACCAAATTTTGGCCTAAAAATAAAACCACACATGCAAGAAAACTAA